From the Anguilla rostrata isolate EN2019 chromosome 12, ASM1855537v3, whole genome shotgun sequence genome, the window CTGATTTCTCTGCGGTGCTGGCTTTGGAAGGGTGCACTGGTGCAGTATGGGTTGTGTAGTTTCTCTGTGCAGATCCGTTATCTCTGCTCTCTCTAGCTGTGTGACAGGGGGTTATGTCTGCCTGGCTAACTGCAGCCTCAGGCCCGAGTGAGTGCTATATGAGCATTCCCGCATGCAAATAGAGCTTGTGTTGCCAGATTGCTCCACCTGGTGGTGACTTcgtaaaatatatgtatatagatgTTCTGCCCGAACTCAGGtttttttggtgcattttgGTGGTTTTGTGTCTTTGTAGGGCAGTTGTCAGTGTATTTGAGCATTCTGACAaattttgttgtatatttatgGATCATTAAGTGATGTTCTTGgacataattccatgaaaatatgtgaaatatgcgataatggtttatgcaaatatgcgATCGGCttacaatggaatgaatggggAACTGGTCTGCATTTGCTAGTTCTCTGCAAATACCCGGATTATTCGATAATCCGCTATACACTAAAGTTGCCTATATTTGCAGattgaactgagaaataaaattctgaaaaacctcATGTTGTTACAAGGTATAAGTAACACTGGTGACAGAAAGAATGGTGCAAAAGCAccataatttaaatgcaatttaaatttgTGTGAATTCATTAAGTTAAAAGGTGAATATTATACCATAACTTTTGTGtgataaattaaatgcatttgaagaCATTTTGCAAGTCCAGAACCACTATTCCTGTTGACTGACCCACTGCGATGTGTTAACCCTTTAAGTACTGGCTATATTTTCACCCAATTCTGGCACTTGCAATGTGTAACCtttcaatgaatattttaattttcaatttttaaaaaattgccatGTGTCATTTGTTTATAGGCTACATCTCAATACATTGTGGTGGTCTCTTTAAGACTTtacagaaatgtacatttttaattatttagctAAATATGAGGAGAGGATGCTTCAGGCTGGCAGAGGCAGTGAAGCCAGATAGCGGTCACCGTTACACAGAgtcgccccctagtggccataCCCTGCAAACTTTTACAGTCTGAGCTGCAACGCAGTTATTGGCAAATACATTAGATTGACTCACCTTGTTAAAATGGTCAAACATGTTTGCATCAAAATGTTTGTTGGCACCACTACTAActagcgtgcatgtgtgtgtgtgcacagactCCAGGAGGAGTACCCCTTGTGGTTTGAGAAGCCGGTTTTGGACATCGTGCACCACAACACCATCTCCCTGGACAAGCTGGTGGACCAGGTCTGGCTGGAGATCCTCACCAAGTACGCCGTGGGAGAGGAGTGCGACTTCCTGGTGAGCAACGGGGTTAGTCAGGAGGGGGTTAGTTGGATGTGGGGTTAGTCAGGAGGGGGTTAGTcagatgtcatttttattattattatttttttggttattttaataaattaattgaagtTAAATTCACGCAGTGCAGAATGCCATAAATGCTCTGAAGGTTTGTCCATGTACAGACTGACCTGCAGTTATGTTGGTTAATTTCCTGGGGTGcctgaaatgaaactgaacagTTTACCCAAACCCTGCTGCCCATTTCTGTCTTTATGCCTTTAAATATTCTACATTACAccttgtgtgtatttgaatatctgtgtgtttgcgtgtaatTATTGTATTGTCTGTTCGGAATATAATGGTCCAATCAGGGGATGTGGCCTTACCTGTTGCTTGCatgcgagcgtgcgtgtgtgtgtgtgtgtgtgtgtatgcatgtgtgagtgcctgCTGTAAATGTAGTACCTGCTGAGGTTCAGTGCCTGTCTGACTGATGTAGCGGTCGGTGGGCGTGGCCTTACCTGTGCTACCTGTGTCTCaggtgggggggcagcagagcCGGAGGGTGAAGGTGCTGAAGGTGCACCCCCcggagcccccgccccccgaggaGGCGGCGGCCGAGAAGAAGCTGGAGGGGGCGTGCGACTCCCCCTCCAGCGATAAGGAGAACACCACGCAGGAGAACCAGAAGAAGGAGGCGCAGCCCCGGGAGGAGGGCCGGAGGGAGAGCCTGCGTGAGTGACAGGGCCGagcccgaacccgaacccgagcGTTTATAAACACGTCTGGGCCCCTGGCTTTAGCCACAGCGCTAACGCCCCCTCATGTCAGGGGAGGGAAATCCAGCTTCAGAAAGTAAAGTCCACCCCGGCATTTTGTTGCGATCACCTGAattagctaattagcacaattctttaGCCAGGAAGTGGGGCTAATTGCTAAAATCAGCTGACTGAGTTAATGGATGgtagaaacacatggcaggacttctactttctgatCGCCTCTGCAGCATCAGTTGAGGAGAGCAGTGCCTTAACTGGAATTTTTTTGTTGGCAACAGGTTTTGTTGAGAACTCTGTGCTCTGCAGAAgtgttaattcatttatttttaaccggTATCTAAGGAGttctgcatttgacccaggcctgtcCTTTAATAACCAGACTGCATGTCTTCAGGAATGTGTGCCATAAATGACTCGCAcaagacctcagaaaagaaaagggaaaaaagcagcCTTTCCTAAGCACTGGTGCGGGCCCAGTGCTGGTGCTTCAGAGGGAGCGGTTGTGGGGGCGGTAAATCGAGCTGTGtgtcccttctccccccccaggAGACCGAGCCCGCCGCTCCCCCCGGACGCTCCCCACCAGcctgaaggaggagaggaggaagtggGTCATGCCCAAATTTCTGCCCCTCAAGTACGACGTGCAGCTGATGGAAGAGGAGAAGGTGAGGGGCGGTGTGTGGAGCCCTATTAAACCACTTTTCCGCCATTTTATATTATTCCACACTTCAGAAACCTTACCCACAGAAAGTTTATTAAgggaaaaatttgaaaaacatttatgcCAAAAGTTGTAATGGTTATTGATATTCTGCAGTCTGTCCCACAACCCACAACTCCACCCCGCATTTCAGGTCATCAACAACGTTCCCGTCGACAGCCTGTTCCGCACAGAACGCCCTCCCACCAAGGAGATCATGCGCTACTTCATCAGGCACAACGCCCTGCGGCTGGGCACTGcagacagcgccccctgggTGGTGGAGGATGAACTGGTGAAGAAGTACAGCCTGCCCAGTAAATTGAGTGACTTCCTGCTGGAGCCGTACAAGGTATTTGCCCTTTACGCTTTACTTCCTGTACAGTACAGGGCAGACGACTCCTTTACGTTTTATGTTCTGTACAGTATTGCACACCTACGTTTATGTTCTGTACAGTACTTGGCAGACGACCCCTTTACGCTTTATGTTCTGTACAGTACTTGGCAGACGACCCCTTTACGCTTTATGTTCTGTACAGTACTTGGCAGAGAACCCCTCAGCCAAGCGCAAGAGCCTGAGCTCTCTGGAGGGGAGGCCGGCCAAGAAGCTGAAGACAGGGGAGGCTGGAGAAGAGGGGGATCTGCAGAcgaagaaagaggaggaagaggagaaggcgAAGAAGAAGGGGAGAAAGATCAGCGACGGCATGGCCCTCAGCCCGTCGGTGTCTCTGCTGAAGCTGAAGAACGTGGGCGAGCTGATGAAAGCGCAGGCCGAGGCGGCCGACGGCAAGGCCGCCAAGAGGAGCCGCAAGAGCACCGCCAAGAGCGAGGAGCAGAGCGGCCCGGGCGGCAGGACCCCGCCGGACGCGGCCAGAGGGGGCGCCACCGCggccccccccgccagccccagGAAGCGGGCGCGCAGCACGGGGCCCGGGACCCCCAAACGCGGCAAGCCCCTCCCCCGCGTGGCGCAGCAGCTGATTCGCTACTACGAGCAGCACAAGGGGCGGGAGGACCGGAGGAACACGGTGTCCTGCATGGTGTCCAAGGCGGCCAAGGCGCTGGGGCCGGAGGACCGGGCGCGGCTGCCGGACGAGCTGCGCGTGCTGGTGCAGGCGCGCTGGGAGCTGCTGGAGCACAAGAGGAACTGGGCCTCCCTGAGCGCcgaggagaaacaggaagtgatgcgcaGGAAGCGGGTGGAGCTGAAGGAGCGGCTGCGGGAGAAGCGGGGGCGGGAGCTGCAGGCGCGGCAGGAGCTCCAGCGCAGGTTCGAGGACCAGGAGCtgcaggggcggagcctgccCGCCTTCCGGCTGGTGGACACGCCCGAGGGGCTGCCCAACGCCCTGTTCGGAGATGTCGCCATGGTGACCGACTTCCTGAACTGCTACTCGGGGCTGCTGACGCCGGACGGGCGGTGCCCCGTGGCGGCGCGCGCGCTGATGGAGGCGCTggcgggcgagggggcggggttcgCGTACCTGAACGCCGTGCTGCTGGCGCTGCTGCAGACGCTGCTGCAGGACGAGCTGGCCGAGGGCTACCGCGAGCTGGACGTGCCGCTGTCGGAGATCCCGCTCACCGCGCACTCCGCGTCCGAGCTGGTGCGGCTGTGCCTGCGCCCCAGCGACGCCCAGGCCGGCGACAGCGGCCGCGGCTCCGAGGTCTGGGCGCCCGACGGCTACGACGACGTGCTGAGCGCCGACTTCCTGGAGCGGCTGGAGGCGGCAGAGGTGTTCGAGCTGAGCGCGCCGGAGAAGGTGGGCCTGCTGGTGGCGCTGTGCCACCGCATCCTGATGACGTACTCGGCGGAGGACCACGTGGAGGCCGTGCAGCAGCGCATCGCCCGGCTGTGGAAGGACCGCCTCGCCACCCTCAAGGACGCCAACGACCGCAAGCGGGCCCAAAAGCAGCGCCAGAGGGAGCTGCTGGCGgcccggggcggggccgggttCTGGGTCAAggtggagggcggggctgaggaCGCCCCAGAGCCTTCTGGGGAAAAGAAAGAGGGCGGCGGTGAGGAGGCGGCGGGTAAAGCCGAGGCGGCGCCCGTCCCGGTCGAACCCGAGCCGGAGGACATGATCAGCACGGTGAGGAGCAGGAGGCTGATGAGCATCCAGGccaagaaggagaaggaggagcaggagagacagaccaAGGGTGAGAGGCTGCTGGAGCTGTTCCTCAGTGTTTAAATACTGTccttagagagggagagagactgctAGAGCTGCTCCTAAGTGTTTAGACagagctgatcccagatcagtgaaATGGAGCAGTAGTGTTGTGAAAGCAGACAGTGTGTATGCAGACAGcactgaccccaggtcagtGAAATGGAGCAGTAGTGTTGTGAAAGCAGACAGTGTGAATGCAGACAGCGCTGACCCCAGGTCAGTGAAAGAGCCTGTAATGCGATGAGAAGCGAGGAGGTGGATCCAGAGCGCGCCCCAGGGTCAGTGCAAGGAGGCCTGTAATGCTGTGAAGCAGACAGTTGGAATCCACGCAACAGGAGGAGCTGCGACCCCAGGTCAGTGACGGAGCCGCCCTGTTCCCCGCAGAGCGCATGGGGAAGGTGGCAGGGTGGCGGATCCAGAGCAGCAAGGCCTCAGGGGTCAGGCGCCTTCAGGTGAGGGCCTGGCCAGGCCAGCTGGGTCATGAGGCGCGGTTCCCTACTGGGAACTGACCGCAAGCCACTACTGGGTCAGAGAGTCACTGTGCCGTCAGGGCACACTCGACTGGTAAGGGCCCGGCGCTGGTAGTTCACTGCCGTCGGGGCATGCCTGGTGGGTCCACTGCCGGCAGTGTCACACTGTGTCGGCCTGGGTCAGGTGGCCTGTTGCCTGGGTCAGGTGGTCCACTGTGCGCCTGGGTCAGGTGTTCCGCTGTGCGCCTGGGTCAGGTGGTCCACTGTGCGCCTGGGTCAGGTGGTCCGCTGTGCGCCTGGGTCAGGTGGTCCACTGTGCGCCTGGGTCAGGTGGTCCACTGTTTTCTGGGTCAGGTGTTCCACTGTTTTCTGGGTCAGGTGTTCCACTGTTACCTGGGTCAGGTGGTCCACTGTTGCCTGGGTCAGGTGGTCCACTGTTGCCTGGGTCAGGTGTTCCACTGTTACCTGGGTCAGGTGGTCCACTGTTGCCTGGGTCAGGTGTTCCACTGTTACCTGGGTCAGGTGGTCCATTGTTGCCTGGGTCAGGTGGTCCACTGTTGCCTGGGTCAGGTGGTCCACTGTGCGCCTGGGTCAGGTGGTCCACTGTGCGCCTGGGTCAGGTGGTCCACTGTGCGCCTGGGTCAGGTGGTCCACTGTGCGCCTGGGTCAGGTGGTCCACTGTGCGCCTGGGTCAGGTGGTCCACTGTTGCCTGGGTCAGGTGGTCCACTGTTGCCTGGGTCAGGTGTTCTTTCCCGTTTGACGCCCGTcttctgtgattgacaggtactGGCTGTTCTCTGATCAGGTGCCTGGCCTGTACATCGAGAAGGGGTGGGTGCACGAGAGCGTGGACTACCACTTCACCCTTCCTCCTgacgaagaggaggatgaagaggtggaggtggaggaggtggaagagATTGAGGAAGATGATGGTAGGGATTGAgaaatgctgcatttatttattttttcccttgccTATTCTAGACCCTAGTATTTATTGAACTTTCTATCCTGTTATctggtatgtgtgcgtgtgatttcCTGCTGTtcgtgctgctgtgtgtgtgcctgttgcttgtgctgctgtgtgtgtgtgcgtgtctgcgtgtgtgtgcccgtgcgtgtgcgtgtgtgtgtgcgtgtgtttgtctgacTGCTCTgatctccctccttccctgcagagctgcagaagGCCGAGTGTGGTTCGGAGGGTGCACTGGCTGACGGCGGCCCCCTGTGGTCTCTACAGGCGACAGAACCCATCGAGAGCACCGTCCCGAAAGTGGGGCAGAACCTCTGGTACGGGATGGGTGCGGAGCTGACCcgctggggggggtgtgttataggtgtgtgtttgtgcgtgtgtgtgttacaggtgtgtgtgtgtttcagctgtgtgtgttataggtgtgtgtgtgtgttacaggtttgtgtgtgttacaggtgtgtgtttgtgcgtgtgtgtctgttacaggtgtgagtgtgtgttacaggtgtgtgtgtgtgtgtttcagctgtgtgtgttacaggtgtgtgtgtgtgtgtgttacaggtgtgtgtgtgacacgacgcaggagctggaggagctgatggAGAGTCTCCACCCTCAGGGCATTCGAGAGGGCGAGCTGAAGAGCCATCTGCAGTCCAGgtgagtgggcgtggccgtTTCTGTAGCTCCGCCCAGCTGCAGGacaggtgagggggcggagctgttGGATGCAAATATGGAAATACTGAACTTCTGTGTGAATACCATTGTGAGTACCCAATCCTGTTAGAGATGattttgtgtatgtctgtgcgtgcttgcctgggtgcgtgtgtgtgtgtgttgctgtttgtttgctgtggTGTCATGTGTAtggtggtgtgcatgtgtgtggtgtgtgtgtgtgtgtgtacgtgttgcagcggtgtagtgtgtgtcgtggtgtgcgcatgtgcgcgtgtgtgtgtgtgtgcgtgtgtatgcatgcgtgtgtatgtgtgtgtgtgtgtacgtgtgtgtgtgtatgcatgcgtgtgtatgtgtgtgtgtgtgtgtgtggtgtgtgtgctgctagTGGTAGGACTGTGTACCTGCGTTTCGCTGGGCACAGCGGTTCGCTGCTGAGCTGGCGCTGCGGGGCCAGGTGCTGCGCAGGTTTCCAGGACACCTGCATCCCTCGACATGACGTCCTCCCTGCACAGGGCGGCTGGGGCACCATGGAGCCTCGCAGTTTGGAAAGGGTCATCCGACATGGCGTCCATCGTCTGTCCACAGTGCCTGCGTCATGCTGCTCCCATGTCTGTGAGGAAGGTCTGTGTCTCGTCAGCTGTGTGATGTCTGTCCACGTACCCAGCCTTCATTGGAAGCTTAtggtaggtgtgtgtttgtgtgggtgtgacgggtgtggctggggggggtgagagggtgtgaCGGGGGTgtggctggggagggaggggtgtgacAGGGGTGTGGCCGGGGG encodes:
- the LOC135235745 gene encoding tyrosine-protein kinase BAZ1B-like, with the translated sequence MAPLLGRKPYPLVKPLAEPPGPGEVYTIEHTKEAFTNKDEYEERLQKYSERIWTCKSTGSSQLTHREAWEEEQEVTELLQEEYPLWFEKPVLDIVHHNTISLDKLVDQVWLEILTKYAVGEECDFLVGGQQSRRVKVLKVHPPEPPPPEEAAAEKKLEGACDSPSSDKENTTQENQKKEAQPREEGRRESLRDRARRSPRTLPTSLKEERRKWVMPKFLPLKYDVQLMEEEKVINNVPVDSLFRTERPPTKEIMRYFIRHNALRLGTADSAPWVVEDELVKKYSLPSKLSDFLLEPYKYLAENPSAKRKSLSSLEGRPAKKLKTGEAGEEGDLQTKKEEEEEKAKKKGRKISDGMALSPSVSLLKLKNVGELMKAQAEAADGKAAKRSRKSTAKSEEQSGPGGRTPPDAARGGATAAPPASPRKRARSTGPGTPKRGKPLPRVAQQLIRYYEQHKGREDRRNTVSCMVSKAAKALGPEDRARLPDELRVLVQARWELLEHKRNWASLSAEEKQEVMRRKRVELKERLREKRGRELQARQELQRRFEDQELQGRSLPAFRLVDTPEGLPNALFGDVAMVTDFLNCYSGLLTPDGRCPVAARALMEALAGEGAGFAYLNAVLLALLQTLLQDELAEGYRELDVPLSEIPLTAHSASELVRLCLRPSDAQAGDSGRGSEVWAPDGYDDVLSADFLERLEAAEVFELSAPEKVGLLVALCHRILMTYSAEDHVEAVQQRIARLWKDRLATLKDANDRKRAQKQRQRELLAARGGAGFWVKVEGGAEDAPEPSGEKKEGGGEEAAGKAEAAPVPVEPEPEDMISTVRSRRLMSIQAKKEKEEQERQTKGERLLELFLKRMGKVAGWRIQSSKASGVRRLQVFHCYLGQVVHCCLGQVVHCCLGQVFHCYLGQVVHCCLGQVFHCYLGRPSSVIDRYWLFSDQVPGLYIEKGWVHESVDYHFTLPPDEEEDEEVEVEEVEEIEEDDELQKAECGSEGALADGGPLWSLQATEPIESTVPKVGQNLWCVCDTTQELEELMESLHPQGIREGELKSHLQSRCLPPPPQVRSLEKLKDLGECVIALQACVIKKFLQGFMAPKQKKRRKHGGVESAKPEEVDEEKRLVQEAKVATAVERWRTAIREAQTFSRMHVLLGMLDACVKWDMSAENARCKVCRKKGVCALSSAALSLGGAPCWRAPAGCLVGSAGLGRSQVLRLRDCQQVQGVSVRQVEVRTSHARVRQRAGEDDKLVLCDDCNKAFHLFCLRPVLYSIPQGDWQCPACQPATARRSSRARNRSDDTDDEEDSRQEEHSEEDEEVEEDEEDRPYVYLRSRRKPKVKELSSHTKASGKTASKRQPPPPSKSGRPRGPPSNPADIDELVRQCSGSAPRRLVMELARCEEIVHKLLKSLFSFHRDPVSPDEAEDYQDVVSNPMDLKTMLAKFSSSQYRHPSDFVEDMKLVFSNAEAYNQPGSAVLSCLALTEKSFTALLHKHLPGVAYLRRRHRQRTARGRQPQEEEEEEEEEEEEQEEERVHRKRVGRPRKLVKEEEEEEERRVYRKRVGRPRKVVKEEEEEEVQKSGRKKRRGRPKGSTRRRNAQREEEEEEEEEEEEADPALRRSRRAVVSRSARKDYREQESEEEEEEEDDEEGEEEEEEEEEGEWDRRRTRPHRTRGGAKARDEYRPGQRHSKRQKRSI